The bacterium BMS3Abin14 genomic interval ATCGAGGGCATTACCCACTCCATATGTACTCTGGAATTTGAAAACAATCGCGAAGTCTACGACTGGATTCTCGACAACGTTCCGTCGCCATGCCACCCTCAGCAGATCGAGTTCGCCCGGCTGAACCTCAGCTATACCGTGATGAGCAAGCGCAAGCTCTCCGACCTGGTAAATGGCGGTTACGTCTCAGGCTGGGACGACCCGCGCCTGCCGACTATCGCAGGCCTTAGGCGCAAGGGGGTGACACCGGAGGCGATACGGAACTTCTGTGTTCGCATCGGGGTGGCAAAGGCAAACAGCACGGTGGATGTGGCGCTTTTCGAACACAGCATTCGCGATGATCTCAACACCAGGGCGCCGCGGGTCATGGGGGTCCTCGATCCGCTCAAGATGGTGATTGTCAACTATCCGGAGGGGCAGACGGAGGAGTTCGATGCCCCATATCTCCCTGACGATCCTCCACAAATGGGGTGCCGAAAGGTTCCTTTCGGCCGGGAGCTGTATATCGAGCGGAGGGATTTTATGGAGGATCCGCCGCGAAAATTCTTCCGACTGGCGCCCGGCAGGGAGGTGCGCCTGCGGTGGGCCTACCTGGTTACCTGTGTGGGCGTGAAGAAAGACGACCGGGGTGAGGTCGTGGAGGTACACTGTCGCTATGATCCCGATACGCGGGGAGGTGATGCGCCCGATGGCCGCAGGGTGAAGGGAACCATCCACTGGGTATCCGCGTCCAAATCCATCACAGCCCAGGTGCGGCTCTACGATCGCCTTTTTATTGACCCTAACCCCGAGGGCGGCAAGGGCTCCGACTTTGTTTCGCGTCTCAATCCACGCTCGCTGGTCGTGGTTAACGCGGAGGTGGAACCCAGCCTGCGGGATGCAGGGCCGGGTGAGAGATTTCAGTTCGAGCGCACCGGATACTTTTGCACTGATCCGGAGGATCACACTCCACAGCGGCCGGTGTTCAACAGGATCGTGCCTCTTCGGGATTCCTGGGCCAGGATCATGGCTAAATCGAAGCTTTGAGGGGAAAGTGAAAATGATATTTTTCGCTTTACGACCCTATAATTGACACTCAGGATAATATGCGTTAACTTGGCTATCGCCCTGATTAACAGGGTTTTTGCCGGAATTTTTCCTCAAGTTCCTGCCCTTTCAGGTTCGGTGAATTTCTCTTTGGGGGTTGGGCGCATCATATGAAAACAACCCGATATTCGGATGCCGGAGTCGATATAGCGGCGGCCAATGAGGCCAAAAAGCTCATCTCTTCAGCCGTCAATTCCACCCATGGCCCTTCGGTGCTTGAAGGAATCGGAGGCTTCGGCGGGCTCTTTTCCACCGATGATTTCCCCCCCGACGCAGTGCTGGTATCCAGCGTGGATGGTGTCGGAACCAAGCTCAAACTGGCCTTTCTCCTTGACCGCCACGGTTCCGTAGGTGTCGATCTGGTCAACCACTGCGTAAACGACATACTGGTTCAGGGCGCCCGCGCCATCTTTTTCATGGATTACCTGGCCACAGGGCGGCTTGACCCGGCCGCAGTCGGGGAGATCGTAGGCGGTATGGCGGCGGCCTGCCGGGCCGCCGGATGCGCCCTTTTGGGCGGTGAAACGGCCGAGATGCCCGGTTTTTACGCGGAAGGGGAATACGATCTGGCCGGAACCATCGTCGGAGTGGTGGGACGCAAGGATCTCATCACCGGAAGAACCATCAGCAATGGCGACGTTATTATCGGGCTTGGCTCCTCGGGCCTTCACACCAACGGATATTCCCTTGCGCGCAAGGTCCTCCTCGAGAATGGGCGGCTTTCCCTCAATGAGGTCCACCCGGACCTTGGGAAAGACCTCGGAACCGAACTCCTGGAACCGCACCGCTGCTACGCCCCTTCCGTCCTGCCGATTCTGGGCAGATTTGACGTCAGGGGGATGGTCCACATCACGGGAGGCGGATTCGCGGGGAATATTCCCAGGGTGGTGCCGGGCAATCTCACCGCGGTCATGGTCAAGGGAAGCTGGCCCGTACACCCGGTCTTTCCCCTCATCGCCCACATGGGAAACGTGTCCGATGATGAGATGTACAGGGTCTTTAATATGGGGCTGGGCTTTCTTCTTATAGTCCCGCCTGATGACGCGGATGGGGTATCAGACGCCCTGGCCGGCGCGGGCGAACAGGTCTGCCGCGTGGGCAGCATAACCGGGAGAAAAGATAGTGACCCGCCGGTCATCTTCGATTAGAGAGGAATAAAAAGCCATCAACGGACTTTTTACGGTCCTGTCGAAAGTTGACATAAATATGATGGGAAATGACTCATGAAAAAAATTGCCGTGTTTGTTTCAGGTGGAGGAAGCAACCTTCAGTCTATTATCGACTCCGTAGAATCCGGGAGCCTGAGCCTGGAAATAGCCGTTGTCATCAGCAACAAGGATGACGCATATGGTCTGACCAGAGCCAGGAATCACGGGATCCCGACCCGGATTGTCCGGCATGGGGATTTTGACGGCCGGGAAGAGTTCGAATCCAGGCTAATCTCGATTCTGGATGGCTACAAGGTGGACCTCGTGGTCCTTGCGGGATTCATGAGGGTGCTGACACCAACCTTCGTTCGACATTATCGTCACCGGATCATCAACATTCATCCTGCCATTCTTCCCTCATTTCCGGGCACCCACGGCCAGCAACAGGCCTTCGACTACGGGGTACGCTTCTCAGGGTGTACCACCCATTTTATCGACGAGGGGACCGACACCGGGCCGATCATTCTGCAGGCAGTCGTCCCTGTCCTCCCGGAGGATACGGTGGACTCCATGGCTGCGAGAATTCTCAGGGAGGAACATCGGATTTATCCCGAATCCCTCCGTCTTTGGGCCGCGGGACGTCTTCAAATAGAGGGCCGTAAGGTCCGAATCCTGCCTGATGACCAATCAGACGGCGTGAAATAGAATCGACTGCCCGCCATGACAAAAACCCATCACCTGGCGCTTATCGGGGTCCGGTATCCCCAGTTGGCTCTTGGCACACTCATGGCCAAGCGAGGGTTCCGGGTTCTGATCGTAGATCAGAACTCCGCGCAATCGACGCTGACGGGGGAAGAAGGCAATCAATACGCTTTCAGGAGACGGCCCGCCCCGCTCTTCGGCCTTGATTCCAATGGACTTCTCCGACGCTTCCTCGATGAGATCGGTATTGGACGAATGCTCGTCCGCCGGTCCTATCCTTCCAATTCGGTAAGCTACCAGGTGGTTCTGCCGCGCCACCGGATCAACCTCTATCCTCAAAGGGACGCCACTATGGAGGAACTCTCAAGGGAGTTCCCGGAGTCAGTCGACTCGTTCAAAGCACTTTACAGTGAACTGGACGGCCAGGCCGGCAGGTGGTATGAGGGCTACGGCGATCTCCCGTCACTTGAACGGGGGTGGGGTTCTCTGTCCAGGCTGCGGAACCGGGGCAGGGCCGTATGGCAATCCAGGGAGGTGGCATCCCTCCTGCAGGGCTTTGACGGGATGGAGCAGGAAACCGCATTCTTGTCCCTCCAGCATCATTTCCTCGGAGGGTACCCTTTCCAGACACGACCTTCGGCCCTCTCTGCCGCACTGATCCACAGCATTGGACGCCGGGGAACCTTCCGGGAGCCTGTCGGGACCACATCGATTACATCTTTGATGTCCGACCGGTTTCAGGAGTACGGCGGGGAAATCCTCCGTGGTGCAAAGGCAGCCAACGTCCGCAGCGGCCCCGGTAACTTTGTCACAATCGACATGGAAGGGGGGCCGGATATCCAGACTGTCTGTCTGGCAACCACCTCCGGCATTGCCGGAGCTGTGGATGGTTTGAGCCATGGGGCCGGGAAGAATCAGGACGATGAAAACGGTCTCCGGGTGCCCGTTCGCTTCTTTCTCGGGATTGACGCGTCCATCGTCCCTGTGGGCATGGAGGATAACCTGTTTTATATGCGGGATGACGACGGGGGACCCCTGGGCCTGAAGGCCCTGTATCTTTCCATGGGGCCATCGGAGGGGGGATCATCAGAGGGAAAATCATCGGAGATCCCCTCGGGTTCCGAGGGCAGTGACGGTGATGGCAATAGATCCTTAACGGCCACCGCACTGGTGGATCGGAAGGTTTTGAGGGGAATGACCGAGGAGATCATCTCCGCGGCCGAAAGGGACATCTTGCAAGCGCTGGAAGCTGTGATACCCTTTCTGGACAGGGGATTGAATTTCCTTGGAAGCGATCTTACCGCAAAGGCGATGGAGGCCGCCCCGCGCCCCCTTGGAGGCTGGATCACCTCGTGGATTCCCGCCCTTGTGGGGCGGAGCCGGGTGCTAACCGGAAGGAGGGGAAGGGTCGCCGTGATGGAGGTTCCTCCCTGGGAGCTGGGCCTCGAGGGGGAGACCCTGACGGCCCTCGCCGCCGCCGGAGCCCTCAGAAAAGTGCTCGAAAAGGCCAGATAAATGAAAAATTTGCGCCAACCTGCTGTGTCCGGGCAGTTCTACCCCGGAGTGGATAGCATCCTGGCAGAACAGGTCTCTTCGTGGCTGATCGACGGCGTTGCCGAGCCCGGTGTGTCGGGGGCGGTTATTCCGCACGCAGGCTATGTCTACTCCGGAGCCGTGGCGGGAGAGACGGTTTCCCACCTTGAGGTGCCCGGCAGGGTCATTATCCTGGGACCCAACCACACAGGGGTGGGTGAACGGATATCGGTGTTCCCTTCTGGGGCATGGTCCATGCCTTTCGGGCGGCTTCGGGTGGATGAAGGGCTCGCGGGGCAGATCATTGACGGTATCGGAGGAGCGCGTCCCGACCGGATGGCCCACATCAGGGAACATTCCATCGAGGTTCAGCTTCCCTTCCTTTACTTCAGGAAAAAGGGTCCTTTCACATTCGTTCCCATAACCTTGTCCATGCTCACTGAGGATGAATGCCGGGATACGGGGCTTGCTCTCGCCGGGATCATTGAGGGCTCAGATGATGATATCCTCATTGTGGCCAGTTCTGATATGACCCATTACGAGAGCGACGAAAGCGCCAGGAAAAAGGATTCCCTTGCCATTGAGCGTGTACTCGACCTGGACCCGCCCGGGCTCCTGGATGTCGTCCGTACCCATGAAATCTCGATGTGCGGTATTATCCCCGTTGCGGTGATGTTGTACGCCCTCATCGCCCTGGGCGCAGTGAGTGCGAGACTTGTCCGCTACGCTACCTCCGCTGAAGCCGGCGGCGACTTCAGTCATGTGGTGGGCTACGCCGGGATCATCGTAAAAAAGTAGCTGTGCAGCCTGTCTGGGACGGCCCCCCGGAGTGCCTCAGAGGCCTCAGAAAAGCAAAAGGATAACCTATGAGCGACGATGTACGTGTGCGATTTGCCCCTTCTCCCACCGGATACCTCCATCTCGGAGGGGTCCGTACCGCCCTTTACAACTGGCTTTTCGCCCGGCACAACGGAGGCAAGTTTATCCTGAGGCTGGAGGACACTGATCTGGAGAGGTCCACCGACGAGGCCATAGGCTGGATACTGGACGGCATGAAATGGCTTCACCTGGACTGGGATGAGGGCCCTTATCGCCAGACCGAAAGGTTTGACCTGTACAATGAGCACATAGACAGGCTCATTGAACAGGGGAAGGCGTATCGGTGCTACTGTACCCCCGAGGAACTGGACCAGATGCGGAAAGATGCCATGACCAGGGGCGGAGCCGCGAAGTATGACGGCCGATGCCGGCGTCTTGCAGACGGCGAACGTAACGGGTCATATACAATCCGCTTCAAGGCGCCCCAGGAGGGCACAATCACAGTCGATGATCTCATCCGCGGCCCCGTCCTTTTTGACGAAAGCCAGATGGACGATCTGATCATCCGCCGTTCGAACGGCAGCCCCACCTACAACCTCACCGTGGTGGTGGACGACGCCCTCATGGGGATCACCCATGTCATCCGGGGTGAGGACCACCTGTCCAACACACCCCGGCAGATCCAGCTCTACAGTGCCCTCGGTTATGACCTGCCTCAATTCGGCCACATGCCCATGATTCTCGGCACCGATAAGAAGCGCCTCTCAAAACGGCATGGGGCCTCCTCCATTACCGAGTTTCGCGAGATGGGCTATTTATGGGAGGCCATGGTCAACTATCTTGTCCGTCTTGGGTGGTCATTCGGCGATCAGGAGATATTTTCCACCGATGAACTCATCGAAAAATTTACGTTAGACAGGGTAAACAAATCGGCTGCGGTTTTCGACCTGGGCAAGCTGGCATGGCTGAACCAGAGCTATCTGAAATCCCTGCCCGCGGAGGATGTTGCCGCGAGGCTGGTTCCTTTCCTCGAAGCGAAAGGGCTGTCGGGCGACGAGGCCGCTGTTCCCTGGCTTCCCAAGGCAGTCATCACTCTGAGGGAGAGGACGGGCACTCTCGCCGAGATGGCCGACCAATGTGAGTTCTACTTCAAGGAACAGGAGTATGACGAGAAATCGGCTGGAAAGTTCCTCACCCGCGAGGTGGCTCCCCTTCTTGAGAAAGTTTCGGAGCCGATCTCCAGAGTCGATGTTTTCACCCGGGAACCCATCCATGAGGCCGTTAGCGGCTTCCTGGATGCCGAAGGGGTCAGGCTGAAGGTCATCGCCCAGCCTCTGCGTATCGCGCTTACCTACCGGAAAAATAGCCCCGGCCTTTTCGAGGTAATGGAGGTGCTGGGCAAGGAAAAGACTCTGCGGCGAATCCGGCAGGCCTGCGAGTGGATCTCGTCTCTGTAAATTACCCCCATTTTCAAAAGTGGAATTTTCTTGTAACCTTTATGAAGTTAGGGTAGTATTATTGTCAGATTGTGTATTAATGTCGGTTTCGTGGGTGTCGTCGTTTAAAACAATGGGGTCATAGAGGGAACAATGATTTCGATGGTCGCTGTAGCTGTAATAGGAGACGAGATCCTCCTCGGGGAGGTCGTGGACCGGAACCTGGCCTGGATCTCCGGGGAACTGTTCCGGTTGGGCGTTGATCTCCGTTACTCCTGCGTCTTGCCCGATGATCTGCCGTTCATCGTCCAACACCTGAGGTGGATGAAGGAAAAATTCGAGTGGGTGATAACCACCGGCGGGATTGGCGCAACCCACGATGACCTTACCCGGACCGCTGTAGCCCAGGTGTTCAAAGTACCCCTGATTGAGCATCCCGAGGTAATCGCCGCCCTTGAGGAAAAGCTGGGCGCCCCTCTCACACCAAGGCTCAGGCAGCTTGCCATGCTTCCGTCAGGAGTGTTGCTGATTCCCAACCCCGGCTCAGCAGCGCCCGGATTTCTCATGGGCAATGTAGCCGCCCTGCCGGGAATCCCATCCATGGTTCGATCCATGTTTCCATACATCAGCCGGAAAATGACAGGGGAAATTATCCACAGTGAGGAATTCTTCACCACCCGTTTCGAATCGCAGATAGCCGATGTCCTTGAGGAGATCCAGGGAGATTACCCGAGGGTCAAGATTGGATCATATCCTGTTACCTCCGGAGGAGAGTTCAGGGTGAGGCTCGTACTCAGAAGCAGATCGTCCGAAATGCTGAAGAAGGCGTTTGAGGATGTCAGGAGGAGGGTTGACTCATGAGACCCTGTGGGCTCAGGTTTTCCTGTCTTTCGATAATTTTTGTTTTTTCCATTGTTGGGAGCGGCTGTGCTGTCCTCGGGAACGTCAGGAACGAGGAATCCTCCGATGTTCAGATGAAGCAACAGATCAGTGTCAGGCAGGAACCGCCGGGCAACCTTCCCGAGACGGTTCATCTTCAGAGCCGGCTTGACGCGGCTCGCACCGAGTTAAAAAAGGCCAACCGGGAGATCAAGTCACTGCGGGACGATCTGGAGATCGTTAGCGGGGTAAGGGAAATGGAGGCCCAGGTCTTTACCAAACGGTTAGCGGTTATGGAAGCGGCGCGGGATGACGCCGTGCGGGAGGTGGTCCGGACCCGCGCGCGCATCCAGGGAATGGCTTCTCCAGCCGAAGCCGCCGCGATGTTCGCCGAGGCAAGGGTGATCATCGACAGGATGACCGAGGATGCCTTCAATGAACAGGCGATGGATTACCTTGGCCAGGGCAGAAAATACCTTCAAAACGGCAAACAGGAGATGGAGCGCCAGAATCCGGGTGGTGCGGCCTATCTCTTCGATCTCATCTCCGCGCTCTACGAGTCCTATCGCGGTATTGATTCGAGGACGCTGACGGTAAATACCAGGACCGTCAACATCAGGGCAATGCCGAATGCATCCTCCAGGAAATTGGGGCTGCTGTCACATGGTGATAAGGTAACGGGACAGGATAAAAAGGGCAATTGGATCCTGGTCAGGACGACGTCGGGTCTCCGGGGATGGGTTCACTCGAAATATCTGCAGTAGAACAGACGAGGTTTCTTCCCTTTTCCTTGGCGTGGTACATGGCCCTGTCGGAGGCCTCCAGAAGCTCGTCGAAAGCCGTTCCGTCTTCCGGGGATGTCGCCACCCCGAGGCTCATGGTGACCCGGGTCTTTTTTCCCTTGAGATCGAAAATTCTCTCCTCCACGGCCCGGCGTATTTTTTCCCCCACCTTAATGGCGCCTTCCTTATCCGTATGGCTCAGTGAAATGAGAAACTCTTCACCTCCAAACCGGGAGGCGACATCCGTTTCCCTGATGCTGTAGGCGAGAACTTCTCCAACTTCTTTTAACGCCTCGTCGCCGGCGATATGGCCATACTTGTCATTATATTCTTTGAAGTTATCGAGGTCAGCCATGATGATGGAGATAGGTTCTCCAGTCCTCTGGAGGATTTTCATCTCCCTTTCCAGATGGTCCGCCATATATCGCCGATTATACATCCCTGTAAGGGGATCGGTTACGCTGATGATCGTAAGCTGGCTGTTGATGGCCTGAATCTCCTCCATGCTCAGTTTCAGGCTCATCGACATGCTGTTAAAGGCGCTCACAAGCTCGCCGAGCTCGCCCCAGGCTTTTGTCTCAACTTCCAGGCCGGCCTCTCCCATCCGAATCCTCCTGGACACCCTGTTCAGGTCCTCCAGCGGCAGGATGATTGTCCTGGCCAGGTAAAGGGCCGGGATGAGAAGGATGCCCGCCAGCAGGAACGTCATCACGAAGAGCTGGCTGCGGAAGGCGGCGAGGGGCGAGAACGCCTGTTTCCGCGTGGTTTCCGTAATAAGATGCCATGGGAGGTACTTGATGGGATAGCTGGTGCCGATTACCTGTTCGCCCCCCTTACCGCTGTAGGTGAACGATCTGGCATCGTCGCTAAATGTCTTGACGATCACCTGAGCAGGGGCGTTGAAGGTGGCTTCGGAAGCAGGCGTTCTCAGGAGATGGCCGGAAGCGTCAACGATGTAGGCGTTAGAGTCGGGCGGGGTGTTCTCCTCAAGTATACTCCCCAGACGTTCCCCCTGAAGGGCCGCCAGAAAGTACGATTTTGGCCTGTCGAGGCCGCTTCCCACCTGTTTGGCGATGACGATCCTGAGCCCGTCGGAATCAGAGGCATCCATAAACAGGGAATTCTTGACTGTTCTCTGGAGCGTCGCAGGATCATCAGGTTCAGGAAAGGCGCCGCCGGGCCAGCCGGCCAGGACCTCTCCACTTGCCGAAACAACGGAGAATCCACCGAAAAACTGGTTGTCCTCAAGCAAGTAGGCGAGGTATTTATTGATGGCCGAGCGTGATTTTTCCCTGGCCGCACTGGATGTTGTTTTCGGCAATAGCTGATTTACCTCCTCAGTGAGAAGGTAGGACGAGGTGAATGCCTTGACATCGGAGGAGCGGTCTGAAAGCCAACCGGAGATATCAAGGGAGATGCGGCGAGCCGTGTCCGTGAGATTCTGGTAGACCTGGTCCTCGATAATCTTGTCCAGGTAGTTTACGGCCAGCATTCCTGCCAGGAACGAGGGGATAAGGACACTTACGGTTACAAGTCCGAGAACACGGAACCTGATTGTCTGGACCATGGCCAGCATGAGCGTCATGCCGGATGAGAGCCTGCCGGCGGTCTTCTGATTCGAAAACGTTTTCAGGGTATTTTTCATTTCCATTGCAGAAAGATATCTGATTAGCGGGCCAAAATCAAATAGCAGAATTGTTGATGACCTTTGCGAAGACATCATTGTTTAACTTGTGAGCTCTTTTGTGATATAAGACGACAATCATGCGTTTGGGTGCTTTTATCCCCTGAATGTGCAGGGGCTTGTGCAGGCACGGGCAAATCACCCGGCGTGGGTTTCATCGCGCAGCTCTTCATGGAGGAAACAGATGCCAACGATAGGAAAAACCGTCCTTGTGGCTGAGGACAAGGCGTCTTTGACAAAGATGCTTCAGTTTCTCTTCCTTTCCCGGGGGCTTAATGTTCAGATCGCCTTCAACGGGGAAGAAGCCCTTGCCAAAGCGAGGGACCTTCGCCCCGATCTTATTCTCCTGGACATCATGATGCCCAAGATGGATGGTTTCGAGGTCCTGGAGAAGCTTCAGGAGAGGGAGGACACCGCGGCCATTCCCGTGATAATGCTCACCGCCCGGAAGAGCAGGGAGGATATGACCAGGGCCACCAAGCTTGGGGCTGTGGAATACATTACAAAACCTTTCAAGGCCGTGGAGGTGGTTGATAAGGTGCTAAGACACCTGGAGTAGCGAT includes:
- the glnS gene encoding glutamine--tRNA ligase, coding for MFYCWTSVPFRLRLSSEGIYVSNDTTKATGLDFIRQIVAEDLASGKHDTVVTRFPPEPNGYLHIGHAKSIFLNFGLAAETPGGRCHLRFDDSNPETEDMEYVESIKRDVRWLGLDWGDDLYYASDYFEELYGFAVALIKKGKAYVCSLSEEKIRKYRGTVTRPGTDSPHRNRSVDENLDMFERMRGGEFADGQHVLRARIDMASANMKMRDPLLYRIRHMRHYRTDNTWCIYPMYDFTHCLSDAIEGITHSICTLEFENNREVYDWILDNVPSPCHPQQIEFARLNLSYTVMSKRKLSDLVNGGYVSGWDDPRLPTIAGLRRKGVTPEAIRNFCVRIGVAKANSTVDVALFEHSIRDDLNTRAPRVMGVLDPLKMVIVNYPEGQTEEFDAPYLPDDPPQMGCRKVPFGRELYIERRDFMEDPPRKFFRLAPGREVRLRWAYLVTCVGVKKDDRGEVVEVHCRYDPDTRGGDAPDGRRVKGTIHWVSASKSITAQVRLYDRLFIDPNPEGGKGSDFVSRLNPRSLVVVNAEVEPSLRDAGPGERFQFERTGYFCTDPEDHTPQRPVFNRIVPLRDSWARIMAKSKL
- the purM gene encoding phosphoribosylformylglycinamidine cyclo-ligase — translated: MKTTRYSDAGVDIAAANEAKKLISSAVNSTHGPSVLEGIGGFGGLFSTDDFPPDAVLVSSVDGVGTKLKLAFLLDRHGSVGVDLVNHCVNDILVQGARAIFFMDYLATGRLDPAAVGEIVGGMAAACRAAGCALLGGETAEMPGFYAEGEYDLAGTIVGVVGRKDLITGRTISNGDVIIGLGSSGLHTNGYSLARKVLLENGRLSLNEVHPDLGKDLGTELLEPHRCYAPSVLPILGRFDVRGMVHITGGGFAGNIPRVVPGNLTAVMVKGSWPVHPVFPLIAHMGNVSDDEMYRVFNMGLGFLLIVPPDDADGVSDALAGAGEQVCRVGSITGRKDSDPPVIFD
- the purN gene encoding phosphoribosylglycinamide formyltransferase, with the protein product MKKIAVFVSGGGSNLQSIIDSVESGSLSLEIAVVISNKDDAYGLTRARNHGIPTRIVRHGDFDGREEFESRLISILDGYKVDLVVLAGFMRVLTPTFVRHYRHRIINIHPAILPSFPGTHGQQQAFDYGVRFSGCTTHFIDEGTDTGPIILQAVVPVLPEDTVDSMAARILREEHRIYPESLRLWAAGRLQIEGRKVRILPDDQSDGVK
- the gltX gene encoding glutamate--tRNA ligase; translated protein: MSDDVRVRFAPSPTGYLHLGGVRTALYNWLFARHNGGKFILRLEDTDLERSTDEAIGWILDGMKWLHLDWDEGPYRQTERFDLYNEHIDRLIEQGKAYRCYCTPEELDQMRKDAMTRGGAAKYDGRCRRLADGERNGSYTIRFKAPQEGTITVDDLIRGPVLFDESQMDDLIIRRSNGSPTYNLTVVVDDALMGITHVIRGEDHLSNTPRQIQLYSALGYDLPQFGHMPMILGTDKKRLSKRHGASSITEFREMGYLWEAMVNYLVRLGWSFGDQEIFSTDELIEKFTLDRVNKSAAVFDLGKLAWLNQSYLKSLPAEDVAARLVPFLEAKGLSGDEAAVPWLPKAVITLRERTGTLAEMADQCEFYFKEQEYDEKSAGKFLTREVAPLLEKVSEPISRVDVFTREPIHEAVSGFLDAEGVRLKVIAQPLRIALTYRKNSPGLFEVMEVLGKEKTLRRIRQACEWISSL
- the cinA gene encoding putative competence-damage inducible protein, yielding MISMVAVAVIGDEILLGEVVDRNLAWISGELFRLGVDLRYSCVLPDDLPFIVQHLRWMKEKFEWVITTGGIGATHDDLTRTAVAQVFKVPLIEHPEVIAALEEKLGAPLTPRLRQLAMLPSGVLLIPNPGSAAPGFLMGNVAALPGIPSMVRSMFPYISRKMTGEIIHSEEFFTTRFESQIADVLEEIQGDYPRVKIGSYPVTSGGEFRVRLVLRSRSSEMLKKAFEDVRRRVDS
- a CDS encoding bacterial SH3 domain protein — translated: MRPCGLRFSCLSIIFVFSIVGSGCAVLGNVRNEESSDVQMKQQISVRQEPPGNLPETVHLQSRLDAARTELKKANREIKSLRDDLEIVSGVREMEAQVFTKRLAVMEAARDDAVREVVRTRARIQGMASPAEAAAMFAEARVIIDRMTEDAFNEQAMDYLGQGRKYLQNGKQEMERQNPGGAAYLFDLISALYESYRGIDSRTLTVNTRTVNIRAMPNASSRKLGLLSHGDKVTGQDKKGNWILVRTTSGLRGWVHSKYLQ
- the cph2_1 gene encoding phytochrome-like protein cph2 gives rise to the protein MEMKNTLKTFSNQKTAGRLSSGMTLMLAMVQTIRFRVLGLVTVSVLIPSFLAGMLAVNYLDKIIEDQVYQNLTDTARRISLDISGWLSDRSSDVKAFTSSYLLTEEVNQLLPKTTSSAAREKSRSAINKYLAYLLEDNQFFGGFSVVSASGEVLAGWPGGAFPEPDDPATLQRTVKNSLFMDASDSDGLRIVIAKQVGSGLDRPKSYFLAALQGERLGSILEENTPPDSNAYIVDASGHLLRTPASEATFNAPAQVIVKTFSDDARSFTYSGKGGEQVIGTSYPIKYLPWHLITETTRKQAFSPLAAFRSQLFVMTFLLAGILLIPALYLARTIILPLEDLNRVSRRIRMGEAGLEVETKAWGELGELVSAFNSMSMSLKLSMEEIQAINSQLTIISVTDPLTGMYNRRYMADHLEREMKILQRTGEPISIIMADLDNFKEYNDKYGHIAGDEALKEVGEVLAYSIRETDVASRFGGEEFLISLSHTDKEGAIKVGEKIRRAVEERIFDLKGKKTRVTMSLGVATSPEDGTAFDELLEASDRAMYHAKEKGRNLVCSTADISSEPIPGDPTSS
- the phoP_4 gene encoding alkaline phosphatase synthesis transcriptional regulatory protein PhoP — protein: MPTIGKTVLVAEDKASLTKMLQFLFLSRGLNVQIAFNGEEALAKARDLRPDLILLDIMMPKMDGFEVLEKLQEREDTAAIPVIMLTARKSREDMTRATKLGAVEYITKPFKAVEVVDKVLRHLE